The following proteins are co-located in the Hevea brasiliensis isolate MT/VB/25A 57/8 chromosome 11, ASM3005281v1, whole genome shotgun sequence genome:
- the LOC110652949 gene encoding glutaredoxin-C9: MQEAIPFRTYIPATATAGDNRRFPQLGGTATGVGNLLVLANGENYVQKLVLENSVIVFGKRGCCMCHVVKKLLLGLGVNPTVFEVDEKEEAAVMNELSNINGGKIGGEVQFPVVFVGGKLFGGLERVMATHISGELVPILKDAGALWL; the protein is encoded by the coding sequence ATGCAAGAAGCAATCCCATTCAGAACATACATCCCGGCCACTGCCACCGCCGGCGACAACCGACGGTTTCCTCAGCTCGGTGGTACCGCCACTGGTGTTGGAAATTTACTAGTATTAGCCAATGGAGAAAACTATGTCCAAAAATTGGTGTTAGAGAACTCAGTTATAGTGTTTGGAAAACGTGGTTGTTGCATGTGCCATGTGGTGAAGAAACTGCTGCTAGGGCTTGGTGTGAATCCCACCGTGTTCGAGGTGGATGAGAAGGAAGAAGCGGCGGTGATGAATGAGTTATCGAATATTAACGGTGGTAAAATCGGCGGCGAAGTGCAGTTTCCGGTGGTTTTTGTGGGAGGAAAGTTGTTTGGTGGACTGGAGAGAGTTATGGCTACTCATATCTCTGGTGAGTTGGTGCCTATTTTGAAAGATGCCGGGGCTTTGTGGCTATGA